A single region of the Gadus morhua chromosome 5, gadMor3.0, whole genome shotgun sequence genome encodes:
- the srrm1 gene encoding serine/arginine repetitive matrix protein 1 isoform X1, whose amino-acid sequence MDAGFFRGTSAEQDNRFSNKHKKLLKQLKFAECLDKKVDMTKVNLEVIKPWITQRVTEILGFEDDVVIEFIFNQLDEKHPDSKMMQINLTGFLNGKNAREFMRDLWPLLLSAQENIAGIPSAFLEQKKEEIKQRQIEQEKLASLKKLDDDKKEKENKERERAQSKSPRRRKSRSPSPRRRSPVKRDRKPSPPRSPRHKPGPVTGGTPPPALMPLLPKPEELQPEPEVPASAVPEPVVPQLASISEEVVEVEVAKVDPVPELKQPSPEKVAKKEERPKSRERDKDGRRDRPRHRSRSRSRRRRSFSRSYSPRRRPSPRRRMSPRRRSPPRRGPQSSRHRHRRSPVRRRRSRSASTSGSSSSKSHSPKKAVKRTSATPPRKQPRLLDPAGSPPGKDRRSASPRARKGRGSPSPSRAAGVKRKPVVGRAESPADNPKPRRSEDSESDEDKNEKDATADSVQQRRQYRRQNRESSSGSGSSSSSEEEAAKKPPAPGPAPRNGDVRRRRSHSASPRRRHRDASPRRRRSPSPRGRGRRSPSPRRRRSPSPPRRRSPSPPPRRRSPSPPPRRRSPSPRRYSPPIQRRYSPSPVPVQKRRMSGSPTKGSPPASKRRVSRSPKRRSPPPGQKRRTPPSSTSPMQRHRRSPMLPSMRPGRDARSPAAAAKRLSPSPAQRGRGGARGSASPPRRFDATSTSPSNQRRQPSPSHGNRAIRRVSRTPEPRKNQRSSASPQPIKRMSSRSRSVSPAPPAALKRPAPGSASPSPSRSASGSPPPAKKASSGSASPSPSKNSDAEGGKKKKKKKEKKHKKEKKHKKRKKHRKEKSGGPATGNGQESLGANEDQDSKKESDSEVEDSLDDLEKHLREKALRSMRKAQISPSQMS is encoded by the exons CACCCTGATAGCAAGATGATGCAGATCAACCTGACCGGCTTCCTGAATGGAAAGAACGCCAGGGAGTTCATGCGAGACCTATGGCCCTTGTTGCTCAGTGCCCAGGAGAACATCGCTGGAATCCCCTCTGCCTTCCTGgagcagaagaaggaggagatcaAGCAGAGACAG ATTGAGCAGGAGAAGCTTGCGTCTCTCAAGAAACTGGATGACGACAAgaaggaaaaagaaaacaagGAGCGAGAACGAGCTCAGTCCAAGAGCCCCAGGAG GAGGAAGTCACGGTCACCTTCACCACGACGAAGGTCCCCCGTGAAGCGGGACAGGAAGCCCAGCCCCCCGCGCTCTCCACGTCACAAGCCCGGCCCAGTGACCGGGGGTACACCCCCACCTGCTTTGATGCCGCTGCTCCCAAAGCCAGAGGAGCTCCAACCCGAACCCGAGGTGCCAGCAAGCGCCGTTCCAGAACCTGTCGTCCCCCAGCTTGCCTCTATCAG tgaggaggtggtggaagtgGAGGTGGCGAAAGTGGATCCTGTCCCTGAGCTGAAGCAGCCTTCTCCAGAGAAGGTTGCCAAGAAGGAGGAGCGGCCAAAGTCCCGGGAGAGGGACAAGGACGGCCGGAGGGACCGGCCCCGCCACCGatcccgctcccgctcccgtCGCCGCCGCTCCTTCTCCAG ATCCTACTCGCCCCGCAGAAGGCCCAGTCCCAGGAGGAGAATGTCCCCGCGCCGTAGGAGCCCTCCCCGACGTGGCCCACAAAGCTcccgacacagacacaggcgCTCACCTGTCCGACG GAGGCGCTCTCGCTCCGCCTCGACCTCGGGAAGCAGTTCTTCCAAGTCCCACTCGCCCAAGAAGGCTGTGAAGAGAACGTCTGCCACGCCGCCCCGTAAACAGCCACGCCTCCTGGACCCCGCCGGTAGCCCCCCAGGAAAGGACCGCCGCTCCGCGTCCCCGCGGGCCAGGAAGGGCCGcggctccccctctccttccagaGCTGCCG GGGTAAAACGAAAACCAGTAGTAGGCAGAGCCGAGTCACCAGCAGACAATCCCAAACCAAGACGATCTGAAGACTCGGAGTCCG ACGAagataaaaatgaaaaagacgCAACCGCAGATTCAGTGCAACAAAGGCGTCAATACCGCAGGCAGAATCGTGAGTCTTCCTCAG GTTCCGGTTCTTCTTCCTCATCAGAGGAAGAGGCCGCCAAGAAACCCCCGGCGCCCGGCCCAGCGCCCCGCAACGGCGATGTCCGCAGGAGGCGCAGCCACTCGGCCTCCCCGCGGAGACGCCACCGGGACGCGTCACCAAG GAGAAGACGGTCTCCTTCTCCACGAGGACGCGGGCGGCGCTCCCCATCCCCACGCCGGCGCagatccccctctccccccagacGGAG GTCCCCGTCCCCGCCGCCCCGGAGGcgctccccttcccccccccctcgcaggCGCTCCCCCTCCCCGCGCCGCTACTCCCCGCCCATCCAGCGCCGGTACAGCCCTTCGCCGGTGCCAGTGCAGAAGAGGAGGATGTCCGGCTCCCCCACCAAAGGCTCCCCGCCCGCCTCCAAGCGCCGCGTCTCCAGGTCTCCCAAGCGCAGGAGCCCTCCGCCCGGCCAGAAGAGGCGCACGCCCCCGTCTTCCACGTCTCCCATGCAAAGGCACCGGCGGAGCCCCATGTTGCCTTCCATGCGGCCCGGCAGGGACGCGCGGTCCCCGGCCGCCGCGGCCAAGCGCCTCTCCCCGTCCCCGGCGCAGCGAGGCCGCGGCGGGGCCAGGGGCTCCGCAAGCCCCCCCAGGCGCTTCGATGCCACCAGCACCTCTCCATCCAATCAGAGGAGGCAGCCGTCCCCCTCCCATGGCAACAGAGCCATCCGCAGGGTGTCCAGGACCCCGGAGCCACGCAAGAACCAGAG GTCCTCTGCGAGCCCCCAACCGATAAAGAGAATGTCCTCCAGGTCGAGGTCCGTCTCCCCGGCTCCGCCGGCGGCCCTGAAGCGTCCGGCGCCGGGCtctgcctctccttctccctctcgctctgccagcggctctcctcctccagccaaGAAGGCCAGCAGCGGTTCTGCCAGCCCATCCCCCAGCAAG AATTCGGACGCAGAGGgcggaaagaagaagaagaagaagaaggagaagaaacacAAGAAAGAGAAGAAGCATAAGAAACGCAAGAAGcacaggaaggagaagagcgGCGGCCCGGCGACGGGAAACGGCCAGGAGAGCCTTGGGGCGAACGAGGACCAAGATTCAAAAAAG GAATCAGACAGCGAAGTAGAGGACAGCCTGGATGATCTAGAGAAGCACCTGCGTGAGAAGGCACTGCGCTCCATGAGGAAAGCACAGATTTCCCCATCGCAGATGTCCTGA
- the clic4 gene encoding chloride intracellular channel protein 4 — protein sequence MSLSVPQNGIKSDNEPVIELFVKAGSDGESIGNCPFSQRLFMILWLKGVVFNVTTVDLKRKPADLQNLAPGTHPPFITFNGEVKTDVNKIEEFLEDVLSPPKFTKLSPRHPESNTAGMDIFAKFSAFIKNSKPDGNEVLERGLLKTLQKLDEYLRSPLPDEIDHNSIEDVKDSSRMFLDGDEMTLADCNLLPKLHIVKVVAKKYRGFDIPKQMTSIWKYLNNAYAREEFTNTCPSDNEIEIAYGDVAKRLVK from the exons ATGTCTCTGTCGGTACCGCAGAACGGAATCAAGTCTGACAATGAACCCGTCATCGAGCTCTTTGTCAAG gcGGGCAGTGATGGGGAAAGCATCGGGAACTGCCCCTTCTCCCAGAGGCTCTTCATGATCCTGTGGCTGAAGGGAGTGGTCTTCAACGTCACCACAGTGGACCTAAAGAG GAAGCCGGCAGACCTCCAGAATCTGGCCCCAGGCACGCACCCGCCCTTCATCACCTTCAACGGCGAGGTCAAGACGGACGTCAACAAGATTGAGGAGTTCCTGGAAGACGTCCTCAGCCCACCCAA gttcaCTAAGCTCAGCCCGAGGCACCCTGAGTCGAACACAGCTGGGATGGACATCTTCGCCAAGTTTTCAGCCTTCATTAAGAACTCCAAACCAGACGGCAACGAGG TTCTGGAGCGTGGTCTTCTGAAGACCCTGCAGAAGCTGGATGAGTACCTGCGCTCACCGCTACCCGACGAGATCGACCATAACAGCATCGAGGACGTCAAGGACTCCAGCCGCATGTTCCTGGACGGAGACGAGATGACGCTAGCGGACTGCAACCTGCTCCCCAAGTTGCACATAGTCAAG gtGGTGGCCAAAAAGTACCGGGGCTTCGACATCCCCAAGCAGATGACGTCCATCTGGAAGTACCTGAACAACGCCTACGCCCGCGAGGAGTTCACCAACACCTGCCCCAGCGACAACGAGATCGAGATCGCCTACGGAGACGTAGCCAAGAGGCTGGTCAAATAA
- the srrm1 gene encoding serine/arginine repetitive matrix protein 1 isoform X2 has translation MDAGFFRGTSAEQDNRFSNKHKKLLKQLKFAECLDKKVDMTKVNLEVIKPWITQRVTEILGFEDDVVIEFIFNQLDEKHPDSKMMQINLTGFLNGKNAREFMRDLWPLLLSAQENIAGIPSAFLEQKKEEIKQRQIEQEKLASLKKLDDDKKEKENKERERAQSKSPRRRKSRSPSPRRRSPVKRDRKPSPPRSPRHKPGPVTGGTPPPALMPLLPKPEELQPEPEVPASAVPEPVVPQLASISEEVVEVEVAKVDPVPELKQPSPEKVAKKEERPKSRERDKDGRRDRPRHRSRSRSRRRRSFSRSYSPRRRPSPRRRMSPRRRSPPRRGPQSSRHRHRRSPVRRRRSRSASTSGSSSSKSHSPKKAVKRTSATPPRKQPRLLDPAGSPPGKDRRSASPRARKGRGSPSPSRAAGVKRKPVVGRAESPADNPKPRRSEDSESDEDKNEKDATADSVQQRRQYRRQNRSGSSSSSEEEAAKKPPAPGPAPRNGDVRRRRSHSASPRRRHRDASPRRRRSPSPRGRGRRSPSPRRRRSPSPPRRRSPSPPPRRRSPSPPPRRRSPSPRRYSPPIQRRYSPSPVPVQKRRMSGSPTKGSPPASKRRVSRSPKRRSPPPGQKRRTPPSSTSPMQRHRRSPMLPSMRPGRDARSPAAAAKRLSPSPAQRGRGGARGSASPPRRFDATSTSPSNQRRQPSPSHGNRAIRRVSRTPEPRKNQRSSASPQPIKRMSSRSRSVSPAPPAALKRPAPGSASPSPSRSASGSPPPAKKASSGSASPSPSKNSDAEGGKKKKKKKEKKHKKEKKHKKRKKHRKEKSGGPATGNGQESLGANEDQDSKKESDSEVEDSLDDLEKHLREKALRSMRKAQISPSQMS, from the exons CACCCTGATAGCAAGATGATGCAGATCAACCTGACCGGCTTCCTGAATGGAAAGAACGCCAGGGAGTTCATGCGAGACCTATGGCCCTTGTTGCTCAGTGCCCAGGAGAACATCGCTGGAATCCCCTCTGCCTTCCTGgagcagaagaaggaggagatcaAGCAGAGACAG ATTGAGCAGGAGAAGCTTGCGTCTCTCAAGAAACTGGATGACGACAAgaaggaaaaagaaaacaagGAGCGAGAACGAGCTCAGTCCAAGAGCCCCAGGAG GAGGAAGTCACGGTCACCTTCACCACGACGAAGGTCCCCCGTGAAGCGGGACAGGAAGCCCAGCCCCCCGCGCTCTCCACGTCACAAGCCCGGCCCAGTGACCGGGGGTACACCCCCACCTGCTTTGATGCCGCTGCTCCCAAAGCCAGAGGAGCTCCAACCCGAACCCGAGGTGCCAGCAAGCGCCGTTCCAGAACCTGTCGTCCCCCAGCTTGCCTCTATCAG tgaggaggtggtggaagtgGAGGTGGCGAAAGTGGATCCTGTCCCTGAGCTGAAGCAGCCTTCTCCAGAGAAGGTTGCCAAGAAGGAGGAGCGGCCAAAGTCCCGGGAGAGGGACAAGGACGGCCGGAGGGACCGGCCCCGCCACCGatcccgctcccgctcccgtCGCCGCCGCTCCTTCTCCAG ATCCTACTCGCCCCGCAGAAGGCCCAGTCCCAGGAGGAGAATGTCCCCGCGCCGTAGGAGCCCTCCCCGACGTGGCCCACAAAGCTcccgacacagacacaggcgCTCACCTGTCCGACG GAGGCGCTCTCGCTCCGCCTCGACCTCGGGAAGCAGTTCTTCCAAGTCCCACTCGCCCAAGAAGGCTGTGAAGAGAACGTCTGCCACGCCGCCCCGTAAACAGCCACGCCTCCTGGACCCCGCCGGTAGCCCCCCAGGAAAGGACCGCCGCTCCGCGTCCCCGCGGGCCAGGAAGGGCCGcggctccccctctccttccagaGCTGCCG GGGTAAAACGAAAACCAGTAGTAGGCAGAGCCGAGTCACCAGCAGACAATCCCAAACCAAGACGATCTGAAGACTCGGAGTCCG ACGAagataaaaatgaaaaagacgCAACCGCAGATTCAGTGCAACAAAGGCGTCAATACCGCAGGCAGAATC GTTCCGGTTCTTCTTCCTCATCAGAGGAAGAGGCCGCCAAGAAACCCCCGGCGCCCGGCCCAGCGCCCCGCAACGGCGATGTCCGCAGGAGGCGCAGCCACTCGGCCTCCCCGCGGAGACGCCACCGGGACGCGTCACCAAG GAGAAGACGGTCTCCTTCTCCACGAGGACGCGGGCGGCGCTCCCCATCCCCACGCCGGCGCagatccccctctccccccagacGGAG GTCCCCGTCCCCGCCGCCCCGGAGGcgctccccttcccccccccctcgcaggCGCTCCCCCTCCCCGCGCCGCTACTCCCCGCCCATCCAGCGCCGGTACAGCCCTTCGCCGGTGCCAGTGCAGAAGAGGAGGATGTCCGGCTCCCCCACCAAAGGCTCCCCGCCCGCCTCCAAGCGCCGCGTCTCCAGGTCTCCCAAGCGCAGGAGCCCTCCGCCCGGCCAGAAGAGGCGCACGCCCCCGTCTTCCACGTCTCCCATGCAAAGGCACCGGCGGAGCCCCATGTTGCCTTCCATGCGGCCCGGCAGGGACGCGCGGTCCCCGGCCGCCGCGGCCAAGCGCCTCTCCCCGTCCCCGGCGCAGCGAGGCCGCGGCGGGGCCAGGGGCTCCGCAAGCCCCCCCAGGCGCTTCGATGCCACCAGCACCTCTCCATCCAATCAGAGGAGGCAGCCGTCCCCCTCCCATGGCAACAGAGCCATCCGCAGGGTGTCCAGGACCCCGGAGCCACGCAAGAACCAGAG GTCCTCTGCGAGCCCCCAACCGATAAAGAGAATGTCCTCCAGGTCGAGGTCCGTCTCCCCGGCTCCGCCGGCGGCCCTGAAGCGTCCGGCGCCGGGCtctgcctctccttctccctctcgctctgccagcggctctcctcctccagccaaGAAGGCCAGCAGCGGTTCTGCCAGCCCATCCCCCAGCAAG AATTCGGACGCAGAGGgcggaaagaagaagaagaagaagaaggagaagaaacacAAGAAAGAGAAGAAGCATAAGAAACGCAAGAAGcacaggaaggagaagagcgGCGGCCCGGCGACGGGAAACGGCCAGGAGAGCCTTGGGGCGAACGAGGACCAAGATTCAAAAAAG GAATCAGACAGCGAAGTAGAGGACAGCCTGGATGATCTAGAGAAGCACCTGCGTGAGAAGGCACTGCGCTCCATGAGGAAAGCACAGATTTCCCCATCGCAGATGTCCTGA